From one Enterobacter kobei genomic stretch:
- the fnr gene encoding fumarate/nitrate reduction transcriptional regulator Fnr, producing MIPEKRIIRRIQSGGCAIHCQDCSISQLCIPFTLNEHELDQLDNIIERKKPIQKGQTLFKAGDELKSLYAIRSGTIKSYTITEQGDEQITGFHLAGDLVGFDAIGTGHHPSFAQALETSMVCEIPFETLDDLSGKMPNLRQQMMRLMSGEIKGDQDMILLLSKKNAEERLAAFIYNLSRRFAQRGFSPREFRLTMTRGDIGNYLGLTVETISRLLGRFQKSGMLAVKGKYITIENGDALAVLAGHSRNVA from the coding sequence ACGCATTCAGTCTGGCGGTTGTGCTATCCATTGCCAGGATTGCAGCATCAGCCAGCTTTGCATCCCGTTCACCCTCAATGAACATGAGCTGGACCAGCTTGATAACATCATCGAGCGCAAAAAGCCCATTCAGAAAGGTCAGACGCTGTTTAAAGCAGGGGATGAACTGAAATCGCTCTACGCTATCCGTTCAGGTACCATCAAGAGCTATACCATCACTGAACAGGGCGACGAGCAAATCACCGGCTTCCATCTGGCTGGCGACCTGGTGGGCTTCGATGCTATCGGCACCGGCCATCACCCGAGCTTTGCGCAGGCGCTGGAAACGTCCATGGTCTGTGAGATCCCCTTTGAAACCCTCGATGACCTGTCTGGCAAAATGCCGAACCTGCGTCAGCAAATGATGCGTCTAATGAGCGGCGAAATCAAAGGCGATCAGGATATGATCCTGTTGCTGTCGAAGAAAAACGCCGAGGAGCGCCTGGCGGCCTTTATCTACAATCTGTCACGCCGTTTCGCACAGCGTGGTTTCTCACCGCGTGAGTTCCGTCTGACGATGACCCGTGGCGATATCGGCAACTATCTGGGCCTGACGGTAGAAACCATCAGCCGTCTGCTGGGGCGTTTCCAGAAAAGCGGCATGCTGGCGGTGAAAGGCAAATACATCACGATTGAAAACGGTGACGCGCTGGCAGTACTGGCCGGACATTCCCGTAACGTTGCCTGA
- the uspE gene encoding universal stress protein UspE, whose amino-acid sequence MAKYQNMLVAIDPNQDDQPALRRAVYLHQRIGGRIKAFLPIYDFSYEMTTLLSPDERTAMRSGVISQRTAWIREQAQYYLDAGVPIDIKVVWHNRPFEAIIQEVLTGHHDLVLKMTHQHDKLESVIFTPTDWHLLRKCPCPVWMVKDQPWPEGGKALVAVNLASEEPYHNALNEKLVKETIQLAEMVNHTEVHLVGAYPVTPINIAIELPEFDPSVYNDAIRGQHLLAMKALRQKYGIDEKLTHVEKGLPEEVIPDLAEHLQAGVVVLGTVGRTGLSAAFLGNTAEQVIDHLRCDLLVLKPDEFQTPVELDDEDD is encoded by the coding sequence ATGGCCAAATATCAAAATATGCTGGTTGCCATCGATCCTAACCAGGACGATCAACCTGCATTACGGCGCGCTGTGTATTTGCATCAACGGATTGGTGGTCGGATCAAAGCCTTTTTGCCAATCTATGATTTTTCCTATGAGATGACCACCCTGCTGTCGCCCGACGAGCGCACCGCCATGCGGTCCGGCGTCATCAGCCAGCGGACCGCATGGATCCGCGAACAGGCACAGTATTATCTTGATGCCGGTGTACCCATCGACATCAAAGTCGTCTGGCATAATCGTCCTTTCGAAGCCATCATCCAGGAAGTGCTGACCGGTCATCATGACCTGGTGCTGAAAATGACGCACCAGCACGATAAACTGGAATCCGTGATTTTCACCCCTACCGACTGGCATCTGCTGCGTAAATGCCCGTGTCCGGTGTGGATGGTTAAAGATCAGCCGTGGCCGGAAGGCGGAAAAGCGCTGGTGGCGGTTAACCTCGCCAGCGAAGAGCCGTATCACAATGCGCTTAATGAAAAGCTGGTGAAGGAAACCATTCAGCTTGCGGAAATGGTTAACCATACCGAAGTGCATCTGGTCGGCGCTTACCCGGTAACACCCATCAATATTGCTATTGAACTACCGGAATTTGATCCGAGCGTCTACAACGACGCCATTCGCGGTCAACACTTGTTAGCCATGAAAGCGCTGCGGCAGAAATACGGCATCGACGAAAAGCTGACGCACGTAGAAAAAGGCTTGCCGGAAGAAGTGATCCCGGACCTGGCAGAGCATCTGCAGGCGGGTGTGGTGGTTTTAGGCACCGTGGGTCGTACGGGACTGTCAGCGGCGTTCCTTGGTAATACTGCCGAACAGGTTATCGATCACCTGCGCTGCGATCTACTGGTGCTGAAACCGGATGAGTTTCAGACGCCGGTAGAACTGGACGACGAGGACGACTAA
- the pntB gene encoding Re/Si-specific NAD(P)(+) transhydrogenase subunit beta, which yields MSGGLVTAAYIVAAILFIFSLAGLSKHETSQQGNRFGIAGMAIALIATIFGPETGNVVWIIVAMVIGGAIGIHLAKKVEMTEMPELVAILHSFVGLAAVLVGFNSYLYHEAGLEPILVNIHLTEVFLGIFIGAVTFTGSIVAFGKLRGKISSKPLMLPNRHKLNLAALVVSFLLLVIFVRTDSVGMQVLALLIMTVIALAFGWHLVASIGGADMPVVVSMLNSYSGWAAAAAGFMLSNDLLIVTGALVGSSGAILSYIMCKAMNRSFFSVIAGGFGTDGSSTGSDEEVGEHREISAEETAEMLKNSHSVIITPGYGMAVAQAQYPVADITEKLRARGIKVRFGIHPVAGRLPGHMNVLLAEAKVPYDIVLEMDEINDDFSDTDTVLVIGANDTVNPAALDDPRSPIAGMPVLEVWKAQNVIVFKRSMNTGYAGVQNPLFFKENTHMLFGDAKASVDAILKAL from the coding sequence ATGTCTGGAGGATTAGTTACAGCTGCATACATTGTTGCCGCGATCCTGTTTATTTTCAGTCTGGCCGGGTTATCAAAACATGAAACCTCCCAGCAGGGTAACCGTTTCGGCATCGCCGGTATGGCTATCGCGCTGATTGCCACCATCTTTGGCCCGGAAACCGGCAATGTGGTGTGGATCATCGTGGCGATGGTCATAGGCGGCGCGATTGGTATTCACCTGGCGAAGAAGGTCGAAATGACCGAAATGCCGGAACTGGTCGCTATTCTGCACAGCTTTGTCGGTCTGGCGGCGGTACTGGTGGGCTTTAACAGCTACCTGTACCACGAAGCGGGGCTTGAGCCGATTCTGGTGAACATCCATCTTACGGAAGTGTTCCTCGGCATCTTCATCGGCGCGGTAACCTTCACCGGTTCTATCGTGGCCTTTGGTAAACTGCGCGGTAAGATCTCCTCGAAGCCGCTGATGTTACCTAACCGCCATAAGCTGAACCTTGCGGCGCTGGTCGTTTCCTTCCTGCTGCTGGTGATCTTTGTTCGCACCGACAGCGTCGGGATGCAGGTACTGGCACTGCTGATCATGACCGTGATCGCGCTGGCCTTCGGCTGGCATCTGGTGGCGTCTATCGGCGGGGCAGACATGCCGGTGGTCGTCTCCATGCTTAACTCCTACTCGGGTTGGGCTGCGGCGGCAGCGGGCTTTATGCTGAGCAACGATCTGCTGATCGTTACCGGTGCGCTGGTGGGCTCGTCCGGTGCCATCCTGTCTTACATCATGTGTAAGGCGATGAACCGGTCGTTCTTCAGCGTCATCGCCGGCGGCTTCGGCACTGACGGCTCCTCAACCGGCAGCGATGAAGAAGTTGGCGAGCACCGTGAAATCAGCGCCGAAGAGACCGCTGAGATGCTGAAAAACTCCCACAGCGTGATCATCACCCCAGGCTACGGCATGGCGGTGGCGCAGGCACAATATCCGGTGGCGGATATCACCGAGAAGCTGCGCGCGCGCGGTATTAAGGTGCGTTTCGGTATTCACCCGGTTGCCGGGCGTCTGCCAGGCCACATGAACGTGCTGCTGGCAGAAGCAAAAGTGCCGTATGACATCGTGCTGGAAATGGACGAAATCAACGACGACTTCAGCGATACCGACACGGTGCTGGTTATCGGTGCCAATGACACGGTGAACCCGGCGGCGCTGGACGATCCGCGCAGCCCCATTGCCGGTATGCCGGTGCTGGAAGTGTGGAAAGCGCAGAACGTGATTGTCTTCAAGCGTTCCATGAACACCGGCTATGCAGGCGTGCAGAATCCACTGTTCTTTAAAGAGAACACCCATATGCTGTTTGGCGATGCCAAAGCCAGCGTGGATGCGATCCTGAAAGCGTTGTAA
- the pntA gene encoding Re/Si-specific NAD(P)(+) transhydrogenase subunit alpha, with translation MRIGVPKERLANETRVAATPKTVEQLLKLGFTVAVESGAGKLASFDDEAFARAGALVVDGNDVWQSDIILKVNAPGDDEIALLNPGTTLVSFIWPAQNPELLEKLAARNVTIMAMDSVPRISRAQSLDALSSMANIAGYRAIVEAAHEFGRFFTGQITAAGKVPPAKVMVIGAGVAGLAAIGAANSLGAIVRAFDTRPEVKEQVQSMGAEFLELDFEEEAGSGDGYAKVMSDAFIKAEMALFAAQAKEVDIIVTTALIPGKPAPTLITREMVDSMQPGSVIVDLAAQNGGNCEYTIANQVVTTPNGVKVIGYTDLPGRLPTQSSQLYGTNLVNLLKLLCKEKDGNVTVDFDDVVVRGVTVVRDGEITWPAPPIQVSAQPKAAAKAAPEPLEEAVPASPWRKFALMALAIILFGWLADVAPKEFLGHFTVFALSCVVGYYVVWNVSHALHTPLMSVTNAISGIIVVGALLQIGHGGWISFLSFIAVLIASINIFGGFTVTQRMLKMFRKN, from the coding sequence ATGCGTATTGGTGTACCAAAAGAACGGTTGGCCAATGAAACCCGCGTTGCTGCCACACCGAAAACGGTAGAGCAGTTGCTTAAACTGGGTTTCACTGTCGCTGTTGAAAGCGGCGCCGGCAAACTGGCAAGTTTTGACGACGAGGCGTTTGCCCGCGCGGGCGCGCTGGTCGTTGACGGAAACGACGTCTGGCAGTCAGACATTATTCTCAAGGTGAACGCGCCGGGCGACGATGAGATCGCGTTGCTCAATCCTGGCACCACCCTGGTGAGCTTTATCTGGCCGGCGCAGAATCCGGAATTGCTGGAAAAACTGGCGGCCCGCAATGTCACCATTATGGCGATGGACTCCGTGCCGCGTATCTCCCGCGCGCAGTCGCTGGATGCGCTCAGCTCAATGGCCAACATCGCCGGTTATCGCGCGATTGTTGAAGCCGCACACGAATTTGGTCGCTTCTTTACCGGGCAGATCACCGCCGCCGGTAAAGTGCCGCCCGCAAAAGTGATGGTTATCGGTGCAGGGGTGGCAGGTCTGGCGGCGATAGGCGCGGCTAACAGCCTGGGCGCGATTGTCCGTGCCTTCGATACCCGTCCGGAAGTAAAAGAACAAGTGCAGAGCATGGGCGCTGAGTTCCTTGAACTGGATTTTGAAGAAGAAGCGGGCAGCGGCGACGGTTATGCCAAAGTGATGTCCGACGCCTTCATCAAAGCAGAGATGGCACTGTTCGCCGCGCAGGCGAAAGAGGTCGACATTATTGTCACCACCGCGCTGATCCCAGGTAAACCGGCACCGACGCTGATCACCCGCGAAATGGTAGACTCCATGCAGCCGGGCAGCGTGATTGTCGATCTGGCGGCACAAAACGGCGGCAACTGTGAATACACCATCGCCAATCAGGTGGTCACCACACCGAACGGCGTAAAAGTCATCGGCTATACCGATCTACCGGGTCGCCTGCCGACGCAGTCCTCCCAGCTCTACGGTACCAACCTGGTAAACCTGCTGAAGCTGCTGTGCAAAGAGAAAGACGGCAACGTAACCGTTGATTTCGATGATGTCGTCGTGCGTGGCGTGACAGTGGTCCGTGACGGTGAAATCACCTGGCCGGCACCGCCTATCCAGGTGTCTGCCCAGCCGAAAGCGGCAGCAAAAGCAGCCCCGGAACCGCTTGAAGAAGCTGTACCTGCCTCACCATGGCGTAAATTCGCCCTGATGGCGCTGGCGATCATTCTCTTTGGCTGGCTCGCTGATGTGGCACCGAAGGAATTCCTTGGGCACTTCACCGTCTTCGCGCTCTCCTGCGTCGTCGGGTATTACGTGGTATGGAATGTCTCGCACGCACTGCATACGCCGCTGATGTCGGTGACCAATGCCATTTCAGGCATTATCGTGGTCGGGGCGTTATTGCAGATCGGTCATGGTGGCTGGATCAGCTTCCTGAGCTTTATTGCCGTGCTGATCGCCAGCATCAACATTTTTGGTGGTTTCACCGTCACTCAGCGCATGCTGAAAATGTTCCGGAAGAACTAA
- the ydgH gene encoding DUF1471 family protein YdgH, protein MKLKNTLVATVLLSATTLSVNAATELTPEQAAAVKPYDRITVTGRFNAISDAVRAVSNRADKEGADAFYVVDSADYGNSGNQRVVADLYKSDAPKADSPKNRVINGVTELSKEQAIELEPFDTVTVRGFYRSQPDINAAITKAAKGKNADSYYIVRQVDTNDGGNQMITAYVYKANAKKRVLQSPDAVPANSEAGRALLAKGGEDAKKVEIPGVATSAAPSADVGRFFETQSSKGGRYTVTLPDGTKVEEVNNATAAQMVPFDSIKFTGNYGNMTEVSYQVAKRAAKKGAKFYHITRQWQERGNNMTISADLYK, encoded by the coding sequence ATGAAGCTTAAGAACACCCTCGTGGCGACTGTACTTCTTTCAGCGACAACTTTGTCGGTTAATGCAGCGACAGAATTGACCCCGGAGCAGGCAGCAGCGGTTAAGCCCTACGATCGTATCACGGTCACTGGTCGCTTTAATGCCATCAGCGATGCCGTGAGAGCCGTCTCTAACCGTGCCGATAAAGAAGGCGCAGACGCTTTTTATGTCGTGGATTCTGCCGACTATGGCAACAGCGGTAACCAGCGTGTGGTGGCTGATTTGTATAAATCAGATGCCCCAAAAGCAGACAGCCCAAAAAATCGCGTGATCAATGGCGTCACAGAATTATCTAAAGAGCAGGCAATTGAGCTTGAGCCGTTTGATACCGTAACTGTGCGTGGTTTTTACCGCAGCCAGCCTGACATCAATGCAGCAATTACAAAAGCGGCTAAAGGGAAAAACGCCGACTCTTACTACATCGTGCGTCAGGTTGATACTAACGACGGCGGCAACCAGATGATCACCGCCTACGTTTATAAAGCCAACGCGAAAAAACGCGTGCTGCAAAGCCCGGACGCGGTGCCAGCGAACTCTGAAGCGGGACGTGCGTTGCTGGCGAAAGGCGGTGAAGATGCGAAGAAAGTGGAAATCCCAGGCGTTGCCACCAGCGCCGCGCCAAGCGCCGATGTAGGCCGCTTCTTTGAAACGCAATCCTCCAAAGGTGGGCGTTACACTGTCACGCTACCGGATGGCACTAAAGTTGAAGAAGTGAATAATGCCACAGCGGCACAAATGGTGCCTTTCGACAGCATTAAGTTCACCGGCAACTATGGCAATATGACGGAAGTCTCCTATCAGGTTGCGAAACGTGCAGCGAAAAAAGGCGCAAAATTCTACCACATTACCCGCCAGTGGCAGGAACGTGGCAACAATATGACCATCAGCGCCGATCTGTATAAGTAA
- a CDS encoding amino acid permease has product MEKKLGLSALTALVLSSMLGAGVFSLPQNMAEVASPAALLIGWGITGAGILLLAFAMLLLTRLRPDLDGGIFTYAREGFGELVGFCSAWGYWLCAVIANVSYLVIVFSALSFFTDTPQLRIFGDGNTWQSIVGASCLLWIVHALVLRGVQTAASINLAATLAKLVPLGLFVVLAALAFNFDKFKLDFTGIELGVPVWEQVKNTMLITLWVFIGVEGAVVVSARARSKQDVGRATLLAVMAALTVYLLVTLLSLGVVARPELAEMRNPSMAGLMVRMMGSWGEIVIAAGLIVSVCGAYLSWTIMAAEVPLLAATYKAFPRICARQNKNSAPSASLWLTNASVQVCLVLIWLTGSDYNTLLTIASEMILVPYFLVGAYLLKIARRPLHQVVGIGSCLYGLWLLYASGPMHLLLSVVLYAPGLLVFIYARRTHEHDKPLHRTEHVMIACLLIAAVPATWMLMG; this is encoded by the coding sequence ATGGAAAAGAAACTTGGCCTTAGCGCTTTAACTGCGCTCGTCCTGAGCTCAATGCTCGGTGCGGGTGTGTTCAGTCTGCCGCAAAATATGGCGGAAGTCGCAAGTCCCGCCGCGCTGCTTATCGGCTGGGGGATCACCGGCGCTGGCATCTTATTGCTGGCCTTTGCCATGCTGCTGCTGACGCGTCTTCGTCCGGATCTGGATGGCGGCATCTTTACCTATGCCCGTGAAGGATTTGGTGAACTGGTTGGTTTCTGCTCCGCCTGGGGCTACTGGCTGTGCGCGGTGATCGCCAACGTCTCGTATCTGGTGATCGTTTTCTCGGCGCTGAGCTTTTTCACCGACACGCCACAGCTGCGCATTTTTGGCGACGGCAATACCTGGCAGTCTATCGTCGGGGCATCCTGCCTGCTGTGGATCGTCCATGCACTGGTGCTGCGTGGGGTACAAACCGCCGCCAGTATTAACCTTGCCGCGACGCTGGCAAAACTGGTGCCGCTGGGGCTGTTTGTGGTGCTGGCCGCGCTGGCGTTTAATTTTGATAAGTTCAAGCTCGATTTTACCGGCATCGAACTGGGCGTACCGGTATGGGAGCAGGTGAAAAACACCATGCTCATCACCCTGTGGGTGTTTATCGGCGTTGAGGGTGCGGTCGTGGTGTCAGCGCGCGCGCGCAGCAAACAGGATGTTGGCCGGGCAACGCTGCTGGCGGTGATGGCCGCCTTAACGGTGTATCTGCTGGTGACGCTGCTGTCGCTGGGTGTGGTCGCCCGACCTGAACTGGCTGAAATGCGCAATCCCTCGATGGCGGGTCTGATGGTCCGCATGATGGGCTCATGGGGTGAAATCGTTATTGCCGCCGGGCTGATTGTGTCGGTGTGCGGTGCCTATTTAAGCTGGACGATCATGGCGGCGGAAGTCCCGCTGCTGGCCGCCACCTACAAGGCGTTCCCGCGCATCTGCGCCCGTCAAAACAAAAACAGCGCCCCCTCAGCGTCTTTATGGCTGACCAATGCCAGTGTGCAGGTATGCCTGGTGCTGATCTGGCTGACCGGTTCGGATTACAACACGCTGTTAACCATCGCCTCGGAAATGATCCTCGTGCCCTATTTCCTCGTCGGGGCTTATCTGCTGAAAATCGCCCGTCGTCCGCTGCATCAGGTGGTTGGTATCGGATCCTGTCTCTATGGATTATGGTTATTATATGCTTCCGGCCCGATGCATCTGTTGCTGTCAGTGGTACTTTATGCACCTGGCCTGCTGGTGTTTATCTATGCCCGTCGAACGCACGAGCATGATAAACCCTTGCACCGTACCGAACATGTGATGATCGCCTGTCTGCTGATTGCAGCGGTACCGGCAACCTGGATGCTGATGGGATAA